In a single window of the Delftia tsuruhatensis genome:
- a CDS encoding polysaccharide deacetylase family protein: MDRRLFAQSLAGAAAFGLLRPAQAAGQGTGCAKAVYLTFDTGHMGIADFVADVLKRHGVSVTFFAANEATQQGDGSLGETWAPWWRARAGEGHEFASHTYDHMYWRGDLRDAKGGPVTGFRVRPSAGPRANQDFTVDAAGYCDEIRRSAQRLQQITGRKPLPLFRAPGGKTSPALIDAARQGGYMHVGWSRAGFLGDELPSDRYPNAQLLAQALKNIRSGDILLAHLGIWSRKDPWAPAVLEPLITGLLKQGFCFRSLREHPDYRDWIAKFA; this comes from the coding sequence ATGGACCGCAGGCTCTTCGCGCAATCGCTGGCCGGCGCAGCCGCCTTCGGCCTGCTGCGCCCCGCGCAGGCGGCGGGGCAGGGCACGGGCTGTGCCAAGGCCGTCTACCTGACCTTCGACACGGGCCATATGGGGATCGCCGACTTCGTGGCCGACGTGCTCAAGCGCCACGGCGTGTCCGTGACCTTCTTCGCGGCCAACGAGGCCACGCAGCAGGGGGATGGGAGCCTGGGCGAGACCTGGGCGCCCTGGTGGCGCGCGCGCGCTGGCGAGGGCCACGAATTCGCCTCGCACACCTACGACCACATGTACTGGCGCGGCGATCTGCGCGACGCAAAGGGCGGACCCGTCACGGGCTTTCGCGTGAGGCCTTCTGCGGGGCCGCGCGCCAACCAGGACTTCACCGTCGATGCCGCCGGCTACTGCGACGAGATCCGCCGATCCGCCCAGCGGCTGCAGCAGATCACCGGGCGCAAGCCCCTGCCGCTGTTCCGCGCACCCGGTGGCAAGACCTCGCCTGCGCTGATCGACGCTGCACGGCAGGGGGGCTACATGCACGTGGGCTGGTCCCGTGCAGGTTTTCTGGGCGATGAGCTGCCCAGCGACCGCTACCCGAATGCGCAATTGCTGGCCCAGGCGCTCAAGAACATCCGCAGCGGCGACATCCTGCTGGCCCATCTGGGCATCTGGTCGCGCAAGGACCCCTGGGCACCGGCCGTGCTGGAACCTTTGATCACGGGCCTGCTCAAGCAGGGGTTCTGTTTCCGCTCGCTGCGGGAACATCCCGACTACCGGGATTGGATAGCAAAATTCGCATGA
- the hflC gene encoding protease modulator HflC, protein MNRVGFFITSILLALALLSSMLFVVDQRQFGVVYALGQIKEVITEPGLNIKMPPPFQNVRYIDKRLLTLDSTDTEPMLTAEKQRVVIDWYVRWRISDPSEYIRNVGLDESAGAMQLNRVVRNAFQEEINRRTVRELLSSKRDALMNDVKREVLETVRGAKPWGVDVVDVRITRVDYAETITESVYRRMEAERKRVANELRSTGAAEGEKIRAEADRQREITVANAYRDAQKVKGEGDAEAARIYAEAFGKDAQFAQFYRSLEAYKASFAKKSDVLVLDPSQTDFFKAYRNGGSSGK, encoded by the coding sequence GTGAACCGAGTCGGATTTTTCATCACCAGCATTCTTCTGGCGCTTGCGCTGCTCAGCTCCATGCTGTTCGTCGTGGACCAGCGCCAGTTCGGCGTGGTCTATGCCCTGGGACAGATCAAGGAAGTGATCACCGAGCCCGGCCTCAACATCAAGATGCCGCCCCCGTTCCAGAACGTGCGCTACATCGACAAACGCCTGCTGACGCTCGACAGCACCGACACCGAGCCCATGCTCACTGCGGAAAAGCAGCGCGTGGTCATCGACTGGTACGTGCGCTGGCGCATCTCCGATCCATCGGAGTACATCCGCAACGTGGGCCTGGATGAATCGGCTGGTGCCATGCAGCTCAACCGCGTGGTGCGCAACGCCTTCCAGGAGGAGATCAACCGCCGCACCGTGCGCGAGCTGCTGTCCAGCAAGCGCGATGCGCTGATGAACGACGTCAAGCGCGAAGTGCTGGAGACCGTGCGCGGTGCCAAGCCCTGGGGTGTGGATGTGGTCGATGTGCGCATCACGCGCGTGGACTACGCCGAGACCATCACGGAATCGGTCTACCGCCGCATGGAGGCGGAGCGCAAGCGCGTGGCCAACGAACTGCGCTCCACCGGCGCTGCCGAGGGCGAGAAGATCCGCGCCGAGGCCGACCGCCAGCGCGAGATCACGGTTGCCAATGCCTACCGCGATGCGCAGAAGGTCAAGGGCGAGGGCGATGCGGAGGCCGCGCGCATCTATGCCGAAGCCTTCGGCAAGGATGCGCAGTTCGCGCAGTTCTACCGAAGCCTGGAAGCCTACAAGGCCAGCTTTGCCAAGAAGAGCGATGTGCTGGTGCTCGATCCTTCGCAGACCGACTTCTTCAAGGCCTACCGCAACGGCGGCAGCAGCGGCAAGTAG
- a CDS encoding sterol desaturase family protein — protein sequence MDWWIQWFGNAQQLLYEGVVQPLLFNLGLANLLEDGYTATGWLLVGLLQIFIMVAVIAPLQYWRPVEPVTDRRAIHVDIIYTLVHRLGLFRLALFFTLDPLWDELMGRLHVWGLPSFHLDGVWPGVTDLAWVSLIIYLLAFDFLDYWIHRGQHSIGWWWKLHALHHSQRQMTVWSDNRNHLLDDVIRDTIIVLVAQLIGVAPGQFVAIVAFTQLSESFQHANLRVWFGSIGERLWISPRFHRRHHAIGIGHEPMAPVRNKRAHGNNFGVLLPWWDMLFGTANFELRFDATGVRDQVQPNARGQLRDYGQGFWSQQWRGILRLMGRA from the coding sequence GTGGATTGGTGGATTCAGTGGTTCGGTAATGCGCAGCAATTGCTGTACGAAGGCGTGGTCCAGCCCCTGCTGTTCAATCTGGGGCTGGCCAACCTGCTGGAGGACGGCTACACGGCCACGGGCTGGCTGCTGGTGGGCCTGCTGCAGATCTTCATCATGGTGGCGGTGATCGCGCCGCTGCAGTACTGGCGGCCCGTCGAGCCCGTCACCGACCGTCGCGCCATCCACGTGGACATCATCTACACCCTGGTCCACCGGCTGGGCCTGTTTCGTCTGGCGCTGTTCTTCACGCTGGATCCGCTGTGGGACGAGCTCATGGGCCGCCTGCATGTCTGGGGGCTGCCGAGCTTTCACCTCGATGGCGTGTGGCCCGGCGTCACCGACCTGGCCTGGGTCAGCCTGATCATCTACCTGCTGGCCTTTGACTTCCTGGACTACTGGATACACCGTGGCCAGCACAGCATCGGCTGGTGGTGGAAGCTGCACGCGCTGCACCACTCGCAGCGCCAGATGACGGTCTGGAGCGACAACCGCAACCACCTGCTCGATGACGTGATCCGCGACACCATCATCGTCCTGGTGGCCCAATTGATCGGCGTGGCGCCGGGCCAGTTCGTCGCCATCGTGGCCTTCACCCAGCTCAGCGAGAGCTTTCAGCACGCCAACCTGCGTGTCTGGTTCGGCAGCATCGGCGAGCGGCTGTGGATCAGCCCGCGCTTTCACCGCCGCCACCATGCCATCGGCATAGGCCACGAGCCCATGGCTCCCGTGCGCAACAAGCGCGCGCACGGCAACAACTTCGGCGTGCTGCTGCCCTGGTGGGACATGCTTTTCGGCACGGCCAACTTCGAGCTGCGCTTCGATGCCACGGGCGTGCGCGATCAGGTACAGCCCAATGCCCGGGGCCAGTTGCGCGACTATGGGCAGGGCTTCTGGTCCCAGCAATGGCGTGGGATCCTGAGGTTGATGGGTCGCGCTTGA
- a CDS encoding ATP phosphoribosyltransferase regulatory subunit codes for MSAWVLPDHIADVLPSEARHIEELRRGLLDTARGYGYELVMPPMLEYLESLLTGTGEALDLQTCKLIDQLTGRTMGLRADTTQQVARIDAHLLNRKGLTRLCYCGPVVHARPDRPRATREPLQFGAEIYGHQGMEADLEALHLALDCLRSAGVTDINVDLADVRIVRSLLAGVMVDMQVLRGVHAALAAKDASELDRLTRDFPAASREGLMALLQLYGGIDVLDRAEQLLARTAGVRPLLDQLRWLAQRLAGVNVSFDLADLRGYAYYSGTRFAIFVPGASDALVRGGRYDEVGAVFGRNRPAAGFSLDVKQLVAVVPERPLKAAIRAPWGDDPQVAAAIAALRRQGETVVCVLPGHESEVDEFHCDRELMQIAGRWAVQAI; via the coding sequence ATGTCTGCTTGGGTCCTGCCGGATCACATCGCCGATGTCTTGCCTTCCGAGGCCCGGCACATCGAAGAATTGCGTCGAGGCCTGCTCGATACCGCGCGCGGCTACGGCTATGAACTGGTCATGCCGCCGATGCTGGAATACCTCGAATCCCTGCTCACCGGCACAGGGGAGGCGCTGGACCTGCAGACCTGCAAGCTGATCGACCAGCTCACGGGCCGCACCATGGGCCTGCGTGCCGACACCACACAGCAGGTCGCCCGCATCGACGCCCATCTGCTCAACCGCAAGGGGCTCACGCGCCTGTGCTATTGCGGCCCCGTCGTCCATGCCCGCCCCGACCGTCCCCGCGCCACGCGCGAGCCGCTGCAGTTCGGCGCGGAGATCTATGGCCACCAGGGCATGGAGGCTGATCTGGAGGCGCTGCACCTGGCGCTGGACTGCCTGCGCAGCGCGGGCGTCACGGACATCAACGTGGACCTGGCTGACGTGCGCATCGTGCGCAGCCTGCTGGCCGGTGTCATGGTCGACATGCAGGTGCTGCGCGGCGTGCATGCCGCGCTGGCCGCCAAGGACGCCAGCGAGCTCGATCGCCTGACGCGTGACTTCCCCGCGGCCTCGCGCGAGGGCCTGATGGCCCTGCTGCAGCTGTACGGCGGCATCGACGTGCTGGACCGTGCCGAGCAGCTGCTTGCGCGCACGGCCGGCGTGCGCCCGCTGCTGGATCAGCTGCGCTGGCTGGCCCAGCGCCTGGCCGGCGTTAACGTGAGCTTCGATCTGGCCGATCTGCGCGGCTATGCCTATTACAGCGGCACGCGTTTCGCCATCTTCGTGCCCGGTGCCAGCGATGCACTGGTGCGTGGCGGGCGCTACGACGAGGTGGGTGCGGTCTTCGGCCGCAACCGGCCTGCCGCGGGCTTCAGCCTGGATGTCAAGCAGCTCGTGGCCGTGGTGCCCGAGCGTCCGCTCAAGGCCGCCATCCGCGCGCCCTGGGGCGACGATCCGCAGGTCGCTGCCGCCATCGCGGCATTGCGCCGGCAGGGCGAGACCGTGGTCTGCGTGCTGCCCGGGCATGAGAGTGAAGTGGACGAGTTCCACTGCGACCGTGAGCTCATGCAGATCGCAGGGCGGTGGGCCGTGCAGGCCATCTGA
- the hflK gene encoding FtsH protease activity modulator HflK, with protein MNLSQRAHRWAMLPQRLRGMFNLNDPRWGRGDDKNDDAPRPEADRPAPPPPPAEPSRDNRPSSSGSGQPPDLDELWRDLNRKLSGLFGGKPGGGRGQPPIRNGGGSQPPDMRSAGMGVGLIAGIAFIIWMGTGIFIVQEGQQAVITQFGRYKSTVGAGINWRLPYPIQRHELVFVTQIRSADVGRDNIIKSTGLRESAMLTEDENIVEIKFAVQYRLSDARAWLFESKNPSEAVVQAAETAVREVVGKMRMDTALAEERDQIAPRVRDLMQTILDRYKVGVEVVGINLQQGGVRPPEQVQAAFDDVLRAGQERERAKNEAQAYANDVVPRAAGSAARLLEEANGYKARIVAQAQGDAQRFSSVFAEYQKAPQVTRDRMYLETMQQIYGNVTKVMVESRQGSNLLYLPLDKIMQSVSANVPAADASAAGTQAPAPAVIPGLSNDARSRDSSRSRDREAR; from the coding sequence ATGAATCTTTCACAACGCGCCCATCGCTGGGCGATGCTGCCGCAACGCCTTCGCGGGATGTTCAACCTGAATGATCCGCGCTGGGGACGTGGCGACGACAAGAACGACGATGCTCCTCGCCCCGAGGCGGACCGTCCCGCGCCGCCGCCCCCGCCCGCAGAGCCCAGCCGCGACAACCGGCCTTCGTCGTCCGGCAGCGGGCAGCCGCCGGATCTCGATGAGCTGTGGCGCGACCTCAACCGCAAGCTGTCGGGCCTGTTCGGCGGCAAGCCGGGCGGTGGCCGTGGCCAGCCGCCCATCCGCAATGGCGGCGGCAGCCAGCCGCCGGACATGCGCAGCGCGGGCATGGGCGTGGGCCTGATCGCGGGCATCGCCTTCATCATCTGGATGGGCACCGGCATCTTCATCGTCCAGGAAGGCCAGCAGGCTGTCATCACCCAGTTCGGCAGGTACAAGAGCACCGTGGGCGCCGGCATCAACTGGCGCCTGCCGTACCCGATCCAGCGCCATGAGCTGGTGTTCGTGACGCAGATCCGCTCGGCCGACGTGGGACGCGACAACATCATCAAGAGCACGGGCCTGCGCGAGTCGGCCATGCTCACCGAGGACGAGAACATCGTCGAGATCAAGTTCGCCGTCCAGTATCGCCTGAGCGACGCACGCGCCTGGCTGTTCGAGAGCAAGAACCCGTCCGAGGCCGTGGTCCAGGCTGCCGAGACCGCCGTGCGCGAAGTCGTGGGCAAGATGCGCATGGACACGGCGCTGGCCGAGGAGCGCGACCAGATCGCGCCGCGCGTGCGCGACCTGATGCAGACCATCCTGGACCGCTACAAGGTCGGCGTGGAAGTCGTGGGCATCAATTTGCAGCAAGGCGGCGTGCGTCCGCCCGAGCAGGTGCAGGCGGCCTTCGACGACGTGCTTCGCGCGGGCCAGGAGCGCGAGCGTGCCAAGAACGAGGCCCAGGCCTATGCCAATGACGTGGTGCCGCGCGCGGCCGGTTCGGCAGCGCGCCTGCTGGAGGAGGCCAACGGCTACAAGGCCCGCATCGTCGCCCAGGCTCAGGGTGATGCGCAGCGCTTCAGCTCGGTGTTCGCCGAATACCAGAAGGCGCCTCAGGTCACGCGTGACCGCATGTACCTCGAGACCATGCAGCAGATCTACGGCAACGTGACAAAGGTGATGGTCGAGTCGCGTCAGGGCTCCAACCTGCTGTACCTGCCGCTGGACAAGATCATGCAGAGCGTGAGCGCCAATGTGCCGGCCGCCGACGCCTCGGCCGCCGGCACCCAGGCCCCCGCGCCTGCGGTCATTCCCGGCCTTTCGAACGATGCGCGCAGCCGCGACAGCAGTCGCAGCCGTGACCGCGAAGCACGCTGA
- a CDS encoding adenylosuccinate synthase, giving the protein MKATKGRNVVVVGTQWGDEGKGKLVDWLTESAQGVVRFQGGHNAGHTLVINGVKTALHLIPSGIMRPGVKCYIGNGVVLSAAKLFEEIEGLEKAGVQVRDRLRVSEACPLILPFHSALDVAREAAREQGGTEKIGTTGRGIGPAYEDKIARRALRVQDLKYPERFAAKLRELLALHNHILVNVLGSKNFTFGDALKPYIQEGEVQFDAVYEEAMRHAELLKPMMADVSRELNAVHAEGGNLLFEGAQGTLLDVDHGTYPYVTSSNCVAGNAAAGSGVGPGMLHYILGITKAYCTRVGGGPFPTELDWEKEGTPGWHMSTVGAEKGVTTGRSRRCGWFDAALLKRSAQVNGLSGLCITKLDVLDGLQELQLCVGYELDGEKIDLLPMGADEIARCKPIYESIPGWTESTVGVTDYDKLPANARRYLERIEEVTGVPIAMVSTSPDRDHTILMQNPYAAQ; this is encoded by the coding sequence ATGAAAGCTACCAAAGGTCGCAACGTGGTCGTGGTCGGCACCCAGTGGGGTGACGAAGGCAAGGGCAAGCTGGTGGACTGGCTGACCGAAAGCGCCCAGGGCGTGGTCCGCTTCCAGGGCGGCCACAACGCCGGCCACACGCTGGTCATCAACGGCGTCAAGACGGCCCTGCACCTGATTCCCAGCGGCATCATGCGCCCCGGCGTGAAGTGCTACATCGGCAACGGCGTGGTGCTGTCGGCCGCCAAGCTGTTCGAGGAAATCGAAGGCCTGGAGAAGGCCGGCGTGCAGGTGCGCGACCGCCTGCGCGTGTCCGAGGCCTGCCCGCTGATCCTGCCCTTCCACTCGGCGCTGGACGTGGCGCGCGAGGCCGCGCGCGAGCAGGGCGGCACCGAGAAGATCGGCACCACCGGCCGCGGTATCGGCCCTGCCTACGAAGACAAGATCGCCCGCCGCGCGCTGCGCGTGCAGGACCTCAAGTACCCCGAGCGCTTCGCCGCCAAGCTGCGCGAGCTGCTGGCCCTGCACAACCACATCCTGGTCAACGTGCTGGGTTCGAAGAACTTCACGTTCGGTGATGCGCTCAAGCCCTACATCCAGGAGGGTGAAGTCCAGTTCGACGCCGTGTACGAAGAGGCCATGCGCCATGCCGAACTGCTCAAGCCCATGATGGCCGACGTCTCGCGCGAGCTCAACGCCGTGCACGCCGAAGGCGGCAACCTGCTGTTCGAGGGCGCCCAGGGCACGCTGCTGGATGTGGACCACGGCACCTATCCCTATGTCACCTCGTCCAACTGCGTGGCCGGCAATGCGGCTGCAGGTTCGGGCGTGGGCCCCGGCATGCTGCACTACATCCTGGGCATCACCAAGGCCTACTGCACCCGTGTGGGCGGCGGCCCTTTCCCCACCGAACTGGATTGGGAAAAGGAAGGCACGCCAGGCTGGCACATGAGCACCGTGGGCGCCGAGAAGGGCGTGACCACCGGCCGCTCGCGCCGCTGCGGCTGGTTCGACGCCGCACTGCTCAAGCGCAGCGCCCAGGTCAACGGCCTGTCGGGTCTGTGCATCACCAAGCTGGACGTGCTCGACGGCCTGCAGGAGCTGCAGCTGTGCGTGGGCTACGAGCTGGACGGCGAGAAGATCGACCTGCTGCCCATGGGCGCCGACGAGATCGCGCGCTGCAAGCCCATCTACGAGTCCATCCCCGGCTGGACCGAGTCCACCGTGGGCGTGACCGACTATGACAAGCTGCCGGCCAACGCCCGCCGCTATCTGGAGCGCATCGAGGAGGTGACGGGCGTGCCCATCGCCATGGTGTCCACCAGCCCCGACCGGGACCACACCATCCTGATGCAGAACCCCTACGCCGCCCAGTGA
- a CDS encoding EI24 domain-containing protein: MLASMGLLLDSFWRAMAYCLHRRVIAWSLFPLLFMALSAWLLGYFFWADAVVWTEGLLQGVGWLGTVWSWLGVPSAPALVAPVLVVLSVTPVLVVVSLLLVALFMTPALVELVARRRFPALERRQGATMIGSLLWSAGSSLIALIALLVSVPLWFVPPLVVVIPPLIWGWLTYRVMAFDALSAHASKPERRSLFLRHRLALMLMGVVCGYLGAAPAIVWASGVVFIAAFWVLIPVAIWIYALIFAFSSLWFAHFCLAALERMRQEQPSVPDAPVIPYAPDVAQEDGGSLSTSTPQEKNP, encoded by the coding sequence ATGCTTGCCTCCATGGGCCTGCTACTCGACTCCTTTTGGCGTGCGATGGCGTATTGCCTGCATAGGCGGGTGATCGCGTGGTCGCTGTTTCCCTTGCTGTTCATGGCCCTCTCGGCCTGGCTGCTCGGCTATTTCTTCTGGGCCGATGCCGTGGTCTGGACGGAGGGCCTGCTGCAGGGCGTGGGCTGGCTGGGCACGGTCTGGTCCTGGCTGGGAGTGCCATCGGCACCTGCGCTGGTGGCGCCGGTGCTGGTCGTGCTCTCCGTCACGCCCGTGCTGGTCGTGGTCTCGCTGCTGCTGGTGGCGCTGTTCATGACGCCGGCCCTGGTCGAGCTGGTGGCCCGGCGCCGCTTCCCGGCGCTGGAGCGCCGCCAGGGAGCGACGATGATCGGCAGCCTGCTGTGGTCGGCCGGCTCCTCGCTGATCGCGCTGATCGCGCTGCTGGTATCGGTGCCGCTGTGGTTCGTGCCGCCACTGGTGGTGGTGATCCCGCCGCTGATCTGGGGCTGGCTGACCTACCGCGTCATGGCCTTCGACGCCCTGTCCGCCCACGCCAGCAAGCCCGAACGCCGCAGCCTGTTCCTGCGCCACCGCCTGGCTCTGATGCTCATGGGCGTGGTCTGCGGCTATCTGGGCGCCGCGCCGGCCATCGTCTGGGCTTCGGGCGTGGTCTTCATCGCTGCCTTCTGGGTGCTGATTCCCGTGGCCATCTGGATCTACGCCCTGATCTTCGCTTTCTCCTCGCTGTGGTTCGCCCACTTCTGCCTGGCGGCGCTGGAGCGCATGCGCCAGGAGCAGCCCTCGGTTCCCGACGCGCCCGTCATCCCCTACGCA
- a CDS encoding phosphoribosyltransferase: MLTEDGQHLYVSYDEYHGLIEKLAIKVHQSGWEFDTILCLARGGLRPGDMLSRIFDKPLAIMSTSSYRAEAGTVQGHLDIARFITTPKGEIAGRVLLVDDLADSGHTLNAVIAMLKTNYPPITELRSAVIWTKGLSTFTPDYSVDFLPTNPWIHQPFEHYDTMRPEKLMEKWKI; this comes from the coding sequence ATGCTGACGGAAGACGGTCAACACCTGTATGTGAGCTACGACGAGTATCACGGACTGATCGAGAAGCTCGCGATCAAAGTGCACCAGTCCGGCTGGGAATTCGACACCATTCTCTGCCTGGCCCGTGGTGGCCTGCGCCCCGGCGACATGCTCAGCCGCATCTTCGACAAGCCGCTGGCCATCATGTCCACCAGCTCCTACCGTGCCGAGGCCGGCACGGTGCAGGGCCATCTGGACATCGCGCGCTTCATCACCACGCCCAAGGGCGAGATCGCGGGCCGCGTGCTGCTGGTCGATGACCTGGCTGATTCGGGCCACACGCTGAACGCCGTGATCGCCATGCTCAAGACCAACTATCCTCCGATCACCGAGTTGCGCAGCGCCGTGATCTGGACCAAGGGCCTGTCGACCTTCACGCCCGACTATTCGGTGGACTTCCTGCCGACCAATCCCTGGATCCACCAGCCCTTCGAGCACTACGACACCATGCGCCCCGAAAAGCTCATGGAAAAGTGGAAGATCTGA
- the hflX gene encoding GTPase HflX produces the protein MSSESFDRTTPTPVLLVGVDFGFPHFDGELEELGLLAGTAGLRPVARLTCKRKVPDAALFVGSGKADEIRMLAQMHGATEVLFDQALSPAQQRNLERHLQMPVNDRTLLILEIFAQRARSHEGKLQVELARLQYVATRLVRRWTHLERQMGGIGGRGGPGEKQIELDRRMIDESIKRTKERLQKVKKQRATQRRRRERHGIFNVSLVGYTNAGKSTLFNALVKARAYAADQLFATLDTTTRQLYLTEAQQSVSLSDTVGFIRDLPHGLVDAFQATLQEAIDADLLLHVVDASNPNFPEQIQQVQKVLAEIGAQEVPLVLVFNKLDAVDPERRPAQLQDQYELDGLPVARVFVSARSGEGLPQLRQLLAEHALRAAAEHAQSHPGGGQGEEEVDGAMPPGQDAEY, from the coding sequence TTGAGTTCAGAATCCTTTGACCGGACCACGCCAACGCCAGTTCTGCTGGTGGGCGTGGATTTCGGCTTTCCCCATTTCGATGGCGAGCTCGAAGAGCTGGGCCTTCTGGCTGGAACCGCCGGCCTGCGCCCGGTCGCCCGGCTGACCTGCAAGCGCAAGGTGCCCGATGCGGCGCTGTTCGTGGGCAGCGGCAAGGCCGACGAGATCCGCATGCTGGCCCAGATGCATGGCGCCACCGAGGTGCTGTTCGACCAGGCGCTGAGCCCGGCCCAGCAACGCAACCTGGAACGCCATCTGCAGATGCCGGTCAACGACCGCACGCTGCTGATCCTGGAGATCTTCGCGCAGCGCGCGCGCAGCCATGAGGGCAAGCTGCAGGTGGAGTTGGCGCGGCTGCAATACGTGGCCACGCGCCTCGTACGGCGCTGGACCCACCTGGAGAGGCAGATGGGCGGCATCGGCGGACGCGGCGGTCCCGGTGAAAAGCAGATCGAACTGGACCGCCGCATGATCGACGAGTCGATCAAGCGCACCAAGGAGCGGCTGCAGAAAGTCAAGAAGCAGCGCGCCACGCAGCGGCGCCGGCGCGAGCGCCATGGCATCTTCAACGTCTCCCTGGTCGGCTACACCAACGCGGGCAAGTCCACGCTGTTCAACGCGCTGGTCAAGGCGCGCGCCTATGCGGCCGACCAGCTGTTCGCCACGCTGGACACGACCACGCGCCAGCTGTACCTGACCGAGGCCCAGCAATCGGTATCCCTGTCTGATACCGTGGGCTTCATCCGCGACCTGCCGCACGGCCTGGTCGATGCATTCCAGGCCACGCTGCAGGAAGCGATCGATGCCGATCTGCTGCTGCACGTGGTCGATGCCTCCAACCCGAATTTCCCGGAACAAATCCAACAAGTCCAGAAAGTTCTGGCGGAAATCGGTGCGCAGGAGGTGCCTCTGGTGCTGGTCTTCAACAAATTGGATGCCGTGGATCCCGAGCGGCGTCCGGCGCAGTTGCAGGATCAGTACGAGCTCGACGGACTGCCTGTTGCACGGGTGTTCGTCAGTGCCCGCTCCGGTGAAGGGCTGCCGCAGCTGCGGCAGTTGCTGGCCGAGCATGCGTTGCGAGCGGCAGCCGAGCATGCCCAGTCACACCCCGGCGGAGGGCAGGGCGAAGAAGAGGTGGATGGCGCGATGCCCCCTGGGCAGGACGCCGAATACTAG
- the hfq gene encoding RNA chaperone Hfq, with product MSNKGQLLQDPFLNALRREHVPVSIYLVNGIKLQGQIESFDQYVVLLRNTVTQMVYKHAISTIVPGRAVNFSTAEAAGSDASA from the coding sequence GTGAGCAACAAAGGCCAACTCCTCCAAGACCCGTTCCTGAACGCGCTGCGCCGCGAACATGTGCCGGTGTCCATCTACCTCGTCAACGGCATCAAGCTGCAAGGCCAGATCGAATCCTTCGACCAGTATGTGGTGCTGCTGCGCAACACCGTGACCCAGATGGTGTACAAGCACGCCATCTCCACCATCGTTCCCGGCCGCGCCGTGAACTTCTCCACGGCCGAAGCTGCCGGCAGCGACGCCAGCGCTTGA
- a CDS encoding beta-propeller fold lactonase family protein has translation MAVVVGGGALAWLAVASLPGSRSARAAAATAAMAAPVSAAQAAANPAAPSVPAAAPARVTPPPRVQGPTPVFVLNSLDANISVIDPVTWQETARIPTGKEPHHLYLTPDEKSLVVANALGDTLTLVDPRTGEVQRVIRDIIDPYHLRFSPDMKWFITAANRLNHIDIYRWDGQNPQLVKRVPTGKTPSHLWIDAKSATVYSTMQDSDALVAIDIATQTIKARVPTGAMPADLYGSPDGTKLFIGLTGSDSVEVFDITGPEPRSVARIKTAAGAHAMRAAGDGRHLYVSNRVANTISKIDMQTNQVVDSYPAPGGPDCMDVSADGRYLLVSSRWARKLSVIDTVERKVVQQVKVGKSPHGVWTLAHAQR, from the coding sequence GTGGCTGTGGTTGTGGGCGGCGGTGCGCTGGCCTGGCTGGCCGTGGCCTCCCTGCCCGGATCCAGGTCGGCCCGTGCCGCAGCAGCCACGGCTGCCATGGCTGCGCCGGTATCGGCCGCCCAAGCGGCCGCCAATCCTGCGGCGCCTTCCGTGCCTGCGGCTGCCCCGGCGCGCGTGACGCCGCCCCCCAGGGTCCAGGGGCCGACGCCCGTCTTCGTGCTCAATTCGCTGGACGCCAATATCAGCGTCATCGACCCGGTGACCTGGCAGGAAACCGCGCGCATCCCCACGGGCAAGGAGCCGCACCACCTGTATCTCACGCCCGACGAGAAGTCGCTGGTCGTGGCCAACGCCCTGGGTGACACGCTGACCCTGGTCGATCCGCGCACCGGCGAGGTGCAGCGCGTGATCCGCGACATCATCGACCCCTACCACCTGCGCTTCAGCCCGGACATGAAGTGGTTCATCACGGCGGCCAATCGCCTCAACCACATCGACATCTACCGCTGGGACGGCCAGAACCCGCAACTGGTCAAGCGCGTGCCCACGGGCAAGACTCCCAGCCATCTGTGGATCGACGCCAAGAGCGCCACGGTCTACTCGACCATGCAGGACAGCGACGCTCTGGTCGCCATCGACATCGCCACCCAGACCATCAAGGCGCGCGTGCCAACGGGCGCCATGCCGGCCGACCTCTATGGCAGCCCCGACGGTACCAAGCTGTTCATCGGCCTGACCGGCAGCGACAGCGTGGAGGTGTTCGACATCACCGGTCCCGAGCCGCGCAGCGTGGCGCGCATCAAGACGGCCGCCGGAGCACATGCCATGCGCGCTGCCGGCGACGGCCGTCATCTGTACGTGAGCAATCGCGTGGCCAACACCATCAGCAAGATCGACATGCAGACCAACCAGGTCGTGGACAGCTACCCGGCACCGGGCGGCCCCGACTGCATGGATGTCTCCGCCGATGGCCGCTACCTGCTGGTCAGCTCGCGCTGGGCGCGCAAGCTCTCGGTCATCGACACCGTGGAGAGGAAGGTGGTCCAGCAGGTCAAGGTCGGCAAGTCGCCGCACGGCGTGTGGACCCTGGCCCACGCCCAGCGTTGA